The following coding sequences lie in one Silvanigrella aquatica genomic window:
- a CDS encoding glycoside hydrolase family 57 protein: protein MVALCLYFEVHQPFRISHYRIKDISKHKDYFNDISNQSIFEKVARKCYWPAGLLIASLLKRHPNDFKVTFSMSGTFLQQCELYDLKLLELYQDILSLPNAEIICETSHHSLASLFDEEEFYKQIEIQKSTLKKLFNREPKAFRNTELIYSNKIGELVKKAGFDVCLLEGWDPFIPENWSPHHIFHHPYIHDLKLLPKSYKLSDDLAFRFSNRSWESWPLTAEKYHTWLEKLLDGNHEFVGLFMDYETFGEHQWADTGIFEFLDRFVTNIVYDKRFEFLTVSETANKFSPRAVMNVDRPLSWADTERDISAWLGNRIQEDALERAYKLKNDILLLDDNETTEEWRKLLTSDHFYYMCIKWSSDGDVHKYFSPFDSPYEAYLDYVNILEDLEIKCAEKIRLKELANSHVQGISNENIGEREECEKTTQASRPLKKSSHASGKMAN from the coding sequence AGTGGCAAGAAAGTGCTATTGGCCCGCCGGATTACTCATTGCTTCTCTCTTAAAAAGACACCCCAATGATTTTAAAGTCACATTCTCCATGTCAGGAACATTTTTACAACAATGTGAACTCTATGATTTAAAATTATTGGAACTTTATCAGGATATTTTATCGCTTCCTAATGCCGAAATTATTTGTGAAACATCACACCACAGTCTTGCTTCTCTTTTTGATGAAGAAGAATTTTACAAACAAATTGAAATTCAAAAAAGCACTTTAAAAAAATTATTTAACAGAGAACCTAAAGCTTTTCGAAATACAGAATTAATTTATTCTAATAAAATAGGTGAATTGGTAAAAAAAGCGGGATTTGATGTCTGTTTACTTGAAGGTTGGGATCCTTTTATTCCAGAAAATTGGAGTCCTCATCATATTTTTCATCACCCCTATATTCACGATCTCAAATTGTTACCTAAAAGCTACAAATTATCCGACGATTTGGCATTTCGTTTTTCAAATAGATCATGGGAATCATGGCCTTTGACCGCTGAAAAATATCATACTTGGTTAGAAAAATTACTTGATGGCAACCATGAATTTGTCGGTCTTTTTATGGATTATGAAACCTTTGGAGAACATCAGTGGGCCGATACAGGAATTTTTGAATTTTTAGATCGCTTTGTAACAAATATTGTCTACGATAAACGTTTTGAATTTCTTACTGTAAGTGAAACGGCAAATAAATTTTCTCCGCGGGCTGTTATGAATGTTGATCGTCCCTTGAGTTGGGCCGATACAGAACGTGATATTTCAGCCTGGTTAGGTAACAGAATTCAAGAAGATGCACTGGAACGTGCCTATAAATTAAAAAATGATATTTTATTATTAGACGATAACGAAACAACAGAAGAATGGAGAAAGCTTTTAACCAGTGACCATTTTTATTATATGTGCATCAAATGGTCTAGCGATGGCGATGTGCACAAATATTTCAGCCCCTTTGACAGCCCTTACGAAGCCTACCTCGACTATGTCAATATATTAGAAGACCTTGAAATAAAATGTGCGGAAAAAATCCGTCTGAAAGAGTTGGCAAATAGCCATGTGCAAGGAATTTCTAATGAAAATATAGGAGAGAGAGAAGAATGCGAGAAAACTACTCAAGCATCACGGCCTCTGAAAAAATCCTCGCATGCCTCGGGGAAGATGGCCAATTAA